The sequence GCCTTTGACCTTCCCGAGGCAATGCTGGACAACGCCGCGGCCGGACCGGTGATGCGCGACTTCTACCGCCGGCTGATGAGCGGCTGGCGCAGCTCGGGCGCCGAGGCCGTGCGGGACAGCAGCGCTGTCGCCTACTACGAGAGCTTTCCGGGGCCGGGTGCGGTGCAGTCGCTGGTGATACATGAATGCCTGGAACCGTTTGGGATGCAGGCCAACAACGCCTACCGCACCTTCGTGTTCGACATGGCCACCGGGCGCCGCCTGACCCTTGGCGACCTGTTCAAGCCGGGCGTCGACCCGATGGCCGCGATCGCGGGCGCGGCGGCCCCGGTGCTGCCGGCCGCACTGGACGCCGCGGCGCCCCCGCATGCGCCCAACACCTACCCGTTCACCGTCGACGAGTTTCAGCCCAGCCCACGGGGCAGCGGATATACCGGCGACTACCGGGCATTCGCGCTCACCCCCGACCAACTGGTGCTGTACCTGCCCGACGCCCCGCTGCTTCGAGAGAACCCGCAGCCCGCCGACCGGTTCGTGTGGTCCATGGATGGCAGGGCGGTGGTGGCCAGGGTGCCCCTGGCGTCGCTGTCGCCCGCCCTGCGACCGGAATACGGTGGAACGTGAGGCCAGCCCTGATAGGAGGACCCTGGAGATGATGCTTCTGGTGCGGATCATCGACCTTGTCGTGAGCGTGCTGCGCTACCTGGCCACCCCCGAAGCCCGGCTACTGCGCGCCGGCGTGCTGGTCGTGCTGTTCTTCGGTGTCGCGGTCGGTGCAGCCGGGCTGATCTGGGGACTCGCCCAACTCCCGCACTACCTTGCCGGGCCATAACCGCCACATATCGCTGCATCGAGAGGATCGCTCACATGTCGACCTGCCATGAACAACACGGCCAGGACCAGGCCCGGCACCGCTTACTCACCACCGCCGAGACCCGGGTTCACGTCGACTGTTACACCCCGCGCTGGGACGACGACCCGGTCGATCTGACTGAGGCACTGGACTTTTGGTCGGCTGCCGCGGCGGCGGCCAATGTCATCATGCAGTTGAGCATGCCCGGCGTCGGCTACGGCGTCGTGGAGAGTCGAGTGGAATCCGGCTCGCTGATGGAACATCCGTGGAAGCGGCTGCGCACCACCGCCCAGTACATGGCCGTCGCGGTGCTGGGCACCGAGGAGGAACGCGCCGCCTACCGTGACGCGGTCAACGTCGCGCATCGGCAGGTTCGCTCCACGGCGGACAGTCCGGTCAAATACAACGCCTTCGACCGGGATCTGCAACTATGGGTCGCCGCGTGCCTGTTCGTCTTCTACGAGGACACCTACCAGCTGCTGCGCGGCAAGATGACCGAGGAACAGGCGGAGGCGTTCTACCACCACGCCTGGCCGCTCGGCACCACCCTGCAGGTCACCGACGACCAGTGGCCGCCCACCCGCGCCGAGTTCGACACCTATTGGAACACCACCTGCCAAACTCTTCAGATGGACGACGCCGTGCGCGACTACCTCATGCGCCTAGTCGACCTGAAGATGGTCAACCCGATCTTCCGGGCGCTCCTGGGGCCGCTGCTGCGATTCTTGACGATCGGTTTTCTGCCACCGGTCTTTCGCGAGCTGCTCGGTGTGCAATGGTCGCGAGGCGAACAACGCCAGTTCGAAAATCTTTTTCTGCTCGTGTCATTTGTGAACCGCTTCATTCCCCGGTTCATCCGGACCGCCAACTATCACGTGCTGATGGCCGATGTTCGCCATCGCATCCGGCGCCACAAGTCGCTGATCTGACCATGGCGACTCACCACGACGACGGCTTGGGGCCCGACGGCCTGCTGTGGCACTTCCTGGCCGACCGGCGCTACCTGTTCGTGTTGCCCCGAGCGGTATGTCTGCTGCTGCTGCATCCCGGCATCGCCGCCGGCATCAGCGAGCACGCCCTGATGCGTAACCGCATCTGGCTGCACAAGAAACGCACCTTCACCCAAGCCGTCAACTACGCCTACTCCGACCTCGACATGCGACCCCAGATGCGCTTCTCCCACGAGCACGTCAAGGGCGTCGACAGGTTCGGGCACAAGTACCACGCACTGAACCCCGACACCTTCCATTTTCAGCACAGCGCTTACGTAGAGTCCCTCTTCGTCATGGTCAACACCTTCATTCGTCCCCTCGACGGCGACGAACATGAGCAGCTCTATGCCGAGTGCTGCGCCTGGTATCGCCGATACGGCGTGTCTACCCGGCCCATGCCTGCGACCTGGCCGGAATTCGTTGAATACTTCGAGGATTACTGCCAAGCGCACCTGATGGCCGGCGCCCACTTCGAGCCGTTTCGCGAACAGATTTTCGCCCCCACCGACTGGTGGATGCGCGCAGTCCCCCACCCCGCCATTCGTGCCCTGCAGCACCCCCGCGCCCGCGAGCTCACCGGGATCAACGTCAATGCCGCCGACCGATGGTCGCTGCGCCAATTCGTCCGGTTGACTCAGCTCTCCTCGCTGACCCCGCGACACCACTGGAACGCCAGGGCGCGCGCCGCACTACGCACGGCCGCACATCAGCCGAGCACCTCGCTGGGCGCCGCGCGTGGCTGACACCGCACGCACGACCCGGCGGCGCCCCAAAGATCGCAAGGACCAGATCGCCCGGGCCGCCGCCGAATCATTCAGCACCCTGGGCTATCACGCGGTCAGCGTGGAGAACATCGCCACCGAGGTCGGTGTCTCGGCTCCCGCCCTCTACCGGCACTACGCCAGCAAGTACGACCTGTTCCGCGTCGCGGTGCTGGCACTGAGCCAGCAACTGGTCGACGTCACCGACATCGTCGTCGACCCCGCCGCAGGCCCGGCGGCAGCACTCGACCAGCTGATACACGCCCTGATCGATGTCGCACTGCGCAACCGCGAATCCGGTGGCCTGTACCGATGGCAGGCACGCTATCTCCGCGAACCCGACGCCACCACGCTGTTGGATCAGCTACGCCTGGTCAACCAACGCCTACAGCAGCCGCTGGCCGAGCTACGGCCGGCGGCGCCGCTGTTGCATCGACAGATGCTCTCAGCGGCATTGCTCAGCGTCGCCGGGGGGATCACCGACCACCACCTGCGCGCCACGGCCGACGACATCACGGATCTCCTGACGACGGCGTCGCGGGCACTGCTGCACACCGAATTTCCCGTGCCGGACAACTTTTCTTCCGGGGCGAGCGGGGCGCGCATCTTCACCGCGGATGCCGGGATGTACGAGGCGGTGCTGCACGCCTCGATGATGCTGTTCCACCGCCACGGCTACGCCGAGACCAGCGTGGCCCAGATCGCCAAGGCCGCCGGACTGCGAATCTCGAGTATCTACGGTTATTTTCCCGGCAAAGCCGACATTCTCAGCACCGCGCTGCGCCGCTCGTCCGATCGGCTCTCCGCGGAGCTGTCGGTGGTCAACACCAACCGGTCCGAACCGCGAGAGGCACTCACGCAGCTGGTCGACATCTACGTCGCCACCTCGTTCGCCAACCCGGAGCTGGCGTCGATCTACTACAGCGAACAGATCCACCTGTCCCCATCCGATCGGGCGCTGCTGCGCAACGTGCAGCGTTCCACCATCGACTCCTGGGTGGGGTTGTTGCGGTCGGTGCGGCCCGAACTCACCGCAACCGCTGCCCGATTCCTGGTGCACGCCGCGATGGGTCTGGTGGTCGATCTCGGTCGACTGGTGCACTACGACCGGCCCGACCCCTCGACGCCGCACAGGGCCTACGAGCAGGCGTGCGTACGCACGCTGATGCACTCGGTGCTGTTCGGCGCCTGAGCGCACCGCACCCCTATTTGGCGCTGTTGAACTTGGCCATGGCGTCGTCGAGGCGTTGCAGCGCCGCACCGTAGGCCGCGAAGTCACCGCGGCGCTGGGTGTCTCGCACCGCATTGAGCGCCGATTCGATCTCGCGCAGCGCCGCGGCCTTCGCCGGCGACAACGCGACCTCCGCGGCCGGGGGCGTGGGCACCGCCGCAACGGGCGGGGTGGCCGACGGTGGCGTCCCCTGCGCAGCAGCGCCGTTCTCGGTGGGTGCGATGTCGGTGGCGGCCGCACCGGCACCGGGCCCGAACAGGCCGGTGAGTGCGTCGGACACCGTCGGCCCGTAGCCGATCTTGTCGTTGTACATCATCGCCACCCGGATGAGCCGCGGGTACGACGACGAGGCATCGCTGGAACCCGGTGAGGCATAGACCGGTTCGACGTAGAGCAGTCCGCCCTGTGCCACCGGCAGGGTCAGCAGATTGCCCCACCGGATGCGGTTCTGGTTGTCGCGCCCGATCACGCCGAGGTCCTGGCTGACCGTGGTGTCGGTGGTGATGGCGTTGTTGGCCAGCTTTGGCCCGTTGACCTGCCCGGGAATGGTGAGCACGGTCAGCTTTCCGTAGGTGTCCGGGTCCGAGCTGGCACTGATGTAGGCGGCCAAGTAGTCGCGCTTGAACCGGTTCATCGCGCTGGTCAGCTGGAAGGACGCTGAATTATCGCCCTTAGCAAGGTTTTTAGCGACGATGTAGTACGGCGGCTGGAAGCTGCTGGCGGTGGGATTGGGGTCCAGCGGCACGTCCCAGAAGTCCGATGTGGAGAAGAACGTCACTGGGTCGTTGACGTGGTACTTGGCCAGCAGCATGCGCTGCACCTTGAACAGGTCTTCGGGGTAGCGCAGGTGCTCGGCGAGTTCGGGTGTGATCTCGGCTTTCGGTTTGACCGTTCCCGGGAACACCTTCATCCACGCCTTCAGCACCGGGTCCTGCTCGTCCTGGGCGTACAGGCTGACCGTTCCGTCGTAGGCGTCGACGGTGGCCTTCACCGAGTTGC is a genomic window of Mycolicibacter heraklionensis containing:
- a CDS encoding oxygenase MpaB family protein; translation: MSTCHEQHGQDQARHRLLTTAETRVHVDCYTPRWDDDPVDLTEALDFWSAAAAAANVIMQLSMPGVGYGVVESRVESGSLMEHPWKRLRTTAQYMAVAVLGTEEERAAYRDAVNVAHRQVRSTADSPVKYNAFDRDLQLWVAACLFVFYEDTYQLLRGKMTEEQAEAFYHHAWPLGTTLQVTDDQWPPTRAEFDTYWNTTCQTLQMDDAVRDYLMRLVDLKMVNPIFRALLGPLLRFLTIGFLPPVFRELLGVQWSRGEQRQFENLFLLVSFVNRFIPRFIRTANYHVLMADVRHRIRRHKSLI
- a CDS encoding mannan-binding protein, producing the protein MTSSGTAWCGLAAALVTANTVLAPAAVASAPGFCDELQASWDGQRCTTLVVSPRKAERYIAFDLPEAMLDNAAAGPVMRDFYRRLMSGWRSSGAEAVRDSSAVAYYESFPGPGAVQSLVIHECLEPFGMQANNAYRTFVFDMATGRRLTLGDLFKPGVDPMAAIAGAAAPVLPAALDAAAPPHAPNTYPFTVDEFQPSPRGSGYTGDYRAFALTPDQLVLYLPDAPLLRENPQPADRFVWSMDGRAVVARVPLASLSPALRPEYGGT
- a CDS encoding oxygenase MpaB family protein, with translation MATHHDDGLGPDGLLWHFLADRRYLFVLPRAVCLLLLHPGIAAGISEHALMRNRIWLHKKRTFTQAVNYAYSDLDMRPQMRFSHEHVKGVDRFGHKYHALNPDTFHFQHSAYVESLFVMVNTFIRPLDGDEHEQLYAECCAWYRRYGVSTRPMPATWPEFVEYFEDYCQAHLMAGAHFEPFREQIFAPTDWWMRAVPHPAIRALQHPRARELTGINVNAADRWSLRQFVRLTQLSSLTPRHHWNARARAALRTAAHQPSTSLGAARG
- a CDS encoding TetR/AcrR family transcriptional regulator, with translation MADTARTTRRRPKDRKDQIARAAAESFSTLGYHAVSVENIATEVGVSAPALYRHYASKYDLFRVAVLALSQQLVDVTDIVVDPAAGPAAALDQLIHALIDVALRNRESGGLYRWQARYLREPDATTLLDQLRLVNQRLQQPLAELRPAAPLLHRQMLSAALLSVAGGITDHHLRATADDITDLLTTASRALLHTEFPVPDNFSSGASGARIFTADAGMYEAVLHASMMLFHRHGYAETSVAQIAKAAGLRISSIYGYFPGKADILSTALRRSSDRLSAELSVVNTNRSEPREALTQLVDIYVATSFANPELASIYYSEQIHLSPSDRALLRNVQRSTIDSWVGLLRSVRPELTATAARFLVHAAMGLVVDLGRLVHYDRPDPSTPHRAYEQACVRTLMHSVLFGA